Within the Mauremys reevesii isolate NIE-2019 linkage group 2, ASM1616193v1, whole genome shotgun sequence genome, the region TGGTTTAAaggtctttcttttttttcccctattgGTGTTTTATGTAATTTGTACTTCAGTTTAACAAGTCAATATCTATCTGCAATATAACACAACTACAGGGTGGGAAGGAGTTCTCTCTTCTGACTGGAGCATAAAACTTGAAAACAGCTATTATCAATTCTGTCCCTGGTCCTAGTACGatcttagacaagtcacttaaccctaCTCAGTTTCATTTTCTTCTACAAATGGGGATACTTACCAACCTCCAAAAATGTGGAGAGACTTAATTCACTTTGgcaaaaagttaggaaatgcttgGATGAATAATGCTATTGTTACCTACAGTCACATGCAGTCTTTTTATGCTGTGTTCACCAACTGAGCAGTGTACCCTTCTTAAAATAATGCCAATTAAAATACATCTACTAAAACAGAACATGCATACTAATGTAACAAATTCCTGTCATTCGCTTGGCCACTGAAGAAAGAGGCTACTGAAACTACATATATATTTTCTGGACAGCAAGTTAATTTCTGGTACTGTTAAGCAAGAGAGTCCTACTGCTGATATTCAGGAACTGCATAAACACCGCATTAAAAAGGAGTAGTGCTCTAAAAATGAGTCAGAGAGTGAGGTCCTTGCTTATTTTTCACTTGGTCCTTAGACAATGTTTGCCTGAGTAAATACTGTGGGtggaagtcaattggagttttatCATTTACTTCACTGGGACTAGGATTTCAGTTCTTATGATTTGGTTCCTAGGTTTGAAGGATTTCTGTCACTTATTTTGCTAATTAAACTCCACCTTCCTCCCTTCCAGCTGCAGTTTCAACTGAAACCAAACAGCCCCACTGCGTGCCCTAAACTTTTATGTAGTGTTGCATAGTGCTAGGAGTGTCCATTAACGTACCAGTGAGTGGCCCCATTTCTGTCCAGTATGGATTTGTAAATCTTTAATGTTAACTGAGATCTGGAGCCAAGAAAAACCTAGCGTTTCAAACCACAGTTGAAACATGCATTAGAATTGCAAAGACTTCATTCTTATTCAAGTTCTTTTCAAAGACTTCTTTGGTGATACTGTTTCAAAGTTGCCTCGATTTTCAGTAAAGATTTTTAATTCCCCCTTGAGCATCTATTAACATTTGTTTCTGCTTCTTCTCAGGAAGTGGAAAATGACCAGTCAAACCACAGAATACGACGAGTATTTGCTATCTCTAAATGATACCTATAATGACAATTATGACAATTCTCCAAAACCTTGCAGTAAAGAAGGCATCAAGAATTTTGGATCATACTTTCTGCCCACACTTTACTCTCTGGTATTCCTGCTTGGCTTGGTAGGGAACTGTCTGGTCATTTTGGTCCTGTTCAAATACAAGAGGCTGAAGAGCATGACTGACGTTTATCTGCTCAATCTCGCAATCTCAGATTTGCTGTTTGTTTTCGCCCTTCCCTTCTGGTCTTATTATGCAGCAGATCAGTGGGTTTTTGGGGACGGATTGTGTAAAATCATTTCTTGGATCTATCTGGTTGGGTTTTACAGTGGGATATTTTTTATTATGCTCATGAGCGTTGACAGATACTTGGCAATAGTTCATGCTGTGCTTGCCTTGAGAGCAAGAACGGTCACCTATGGCATCTTTACCAGTCTTATTGTATGGTTAGTAGCCATTTCAGCCTCCATTCCAGAGCTGATATTTAGTGAATCCTATAAGGAACGCAATCATACCACCTGCAAACCACGGTACCCTGGTAATTCCACAAACTGGAGGATTTTGTCCTCTTTGGAAGTCAATATACTAGGGCTCATACTACCTTCAGTGGTTATGAGTTTTTGCTACTCGATGATAATTAAAACCTTGCTGTACTGTAGAAGTGAGAAAAAGAATAAGGCTGTGAAGATGATCTTTGCTGTCatgattgtgttttttgttttttggaccCCTTACAACATTGTGCTTTTCTTAAAATTGCTGGAAGACCTGGGTGTCATTACAAAGTGTGAAATCAGCAAAGATCTGGACTATGCAATGCAAGGGACAGAAACACTGGCTTTTTTCCACTGTTGTCTCAATCCTGTTATCTATTTCTTTATGGGGGAAAAATTCAAGAAGTACGTGAAGTTGCTCTTTAAGAGCTGGGCGGTACCTAGAATGTTCTTTAAACGCTGTGGACTTCTCACCACTTACCACACCGAATCAACCAGTTCATTCCACACACAGTCTACTGGGGATCAAGATGCTCTGTAAAGATACTGCAGTGTCTACCACAGTTACAAGAAAAACTGACAAACATCACAACATTAAAAAGTGTCTCATTTAAGCTGAACAGATGTGCATTTAATAATAAGCTAGCACCTTAAAATAAATGTACCATAAGCTTTCAGTCCTgcctctggatttttttttgaatgtaatgagaaaaaaagagaaaatgtttgagAAGTGAAACCTAGGCTAGGCTTTTGGAAATGTAAAATTGATTTTATATTACAAATCAGTGGCAACAACACCTGCATTTACAGTGCTATGCTGTGCCTTTTGTTCTTCATCAGCACCAACAGCGAGCCCCACTAGGGGGAAAGAAgaaggcgggggggagaggggacaagCTTAACAGTCATCACAAAATGCTTTGGAAATCTTGGCATATTGAGGGCTTATCACGTTTAGTGTACTGGGTCCAATCCAGTTATCGGCATAGGGTTTGTTAGATCAGAATCCTCATGTATAACAGTTGTCTATCTAGCATGCTTTCTTGTTGAATATGTCCTAGATAATACATACTTTGTGTCTAAGAAAACTGAAACAAGATATATTTAAAATCTTGCTGTTCACCAAGACCTATATTGTACAATGGTTTACCACATATGTAATACCACGTCATGTATGCTTTTTTATACAAGTCTTCACACATATATAGACATTTTGAATGAACCTGCCATCATGTTGTTACCTAGAATAGCAGTTTTACATAATAATTAACATGGACATtgttagaaatatttttaaataaaaaatgaggttttagggaaaaaaaacctaCAATGCATCCTATGTGCATCATTTAAAACATCTTGTTCCTAGTCATGTTTTTAAGTGAAATTACTTCaacactctttttaaaaaacaagactaataagcctttgaaaaatgcCCCCTCACAAAATGACGTTAAGCAACAAAAGTCTCCAGTTGGAGAAGCTGCCAAAGCAGGAATCACAACATTAGAGGTGAGGGAGAAAAGAGGGCCCAGCCAGGGCCACTCCGCCTCCTAGCATCCCCCTGGACCTAGTACTGTGCAGGAGAGACCACCACATTGTGGGGGCACTAGGACCTAGGGGATGCCTATCCCTCTTCCCCCCGGCCCCAATGTGGCCTTGGCACAGCTAGTTGGTTGCTTCTGCTCCTAAGCAGGGACCTTTAGACGTTCAGAGAACTTTCTGCAGTTTTGACTGGGCTTTCACTGCCCTgtgctgtttgctccaacccttcctctccctcacagtctcttcacctcagcgTGACTTCACACCTGCCCCTCTTATCCTCttctcctctgccctgccccccctcacctTCTTCtcatttctttccatttagctgatcccctACTAACTAAACCTAACCATTTTAAAATGGTGCTACTGACCTggtgtttgctgccatcacatggGTCATTCTGCTGGCGTGCTAGAATCCTTCTCCTACCCTCTCTTTTCTGCTCTCTTTAAATTATAAGCTCTTTGAGGGCAGGGACCTTCCACTACTCTGCCTGCACAGTGCCAAGCCCTCTGGAGCTGcccttaggcactactgtaataaacataaTAAAATGACATGGGATACATGACCTGGAAGACTGGGTGAAATGTGCTATGAGCTGCCTCTGGGAAGCAAGAGCTGGGCAGTGCAGGGAGGTGCCACTGCTTTCCAGGACGGGAGACTGAAGATAAGGTGGGGCCTGCCTGAGGTGTGTATGTGACTCGAGGCATTCAGGGAGCAGCTAAACCTTTACATTCCCCCCCGCCCTGCATCAAGCTATACAATTTGGGGACAACACCCATCACTACTATCTACCCTCTCTCACAATACAGGCTGTCATAGGATTGCCATCTGGAAAGTCCTTCTTCTGGTGTGGGGTGGTCTTGCAGGCATCCCACCATCAGTTTCCCCTTCTCAGGGCCCCTCAAGGATCCTTCTCCAGCCAACAGGAACTTGCAACGGATTAATTTGGACACCTCAGATCACAAATTGAAGCTCAATACCGTGACTCAAAGGATTCTGGCTACACCGCCTTCTGTGACACCAGGCTCTTCATCAGTCTCACTCGTCCTTTAGGCTGGAGGGCTCCCAGGGTTATCCACCAGTGTGCAAAGCTCAAACAAGCCACTTATGCAAACTCTGTCCTTGGGCATAATAGACGTCTCACATCTCTCCTGGGCtctttcccagccccctgcctcccagtGGCCTCTCTTGCTCCAGCTCTTCCTTCTCCCTGttcccaggcagcagcagtgggagCCCCATGTCAGCAGTTCTCTCTGCCCATTTCCTGTCTGACTCATCCAGCTCTCCTCCCTCCAGGGCTCAGATGCCTGAGGCCTAACTGGAGGTCAGTTAACCTGTCATAGGCACTGGTCTCGTCCCTTTTAAAGGGCCAGTGACACCCTGTAGCAGGGGGCCATTCAGTTAAATTCAACAGCAACAGATTTTAAACTGATTAAAAGacataaaaaaaccccacttcagaATTAACCTGTGATACCATCAGATATCACTGAAACCAAGATCTTCACATAAAAATTAGAATATTATATGGCCAATGAGAATTTCCATGTGGTATGTTACTGTGCATTAAATATAATGCTTTTCCTGACGAAAGGCTAtagcccttcatgcttcagcGCATTAGCAAACCACTGACTACTGGGTTAAGAAGAAACTATGGGCAAGTTAATTCATACGTGCCCAGCGTAAAGTTTCTTGCACATTCTGAAGCATCTCATGCTGGCTACTGTCAAAGACAGTATACTGAGCTAGAAGGACCATGGGTCTGAGCCACTTGGGCAACTCCTATGTTCCTAAGCACACGCAAGACACCAATGATGTATTGGCTCCATGATGATAGCTCCACAGTAAATGCTGATGTGCATACATTCGTTTACCATTTTTGTAATAGGACTAGCCTGCGAGCAGGACTGCAAGATTGGTTCAGAGAGAATAATCCTAACTCTGCAACCCTTATAATTAGGTGAAAAAAAGGATGAGCCTGTTCTTTTGAAAGGTAAATATTCTGGGACTGATAATGGAATGTGTTTATTGCTGAGAAAAATCATGCACTTGCTACCCTTCATAGTAAAATAGCGATTAGTGAAATCAATGGACTATAAGCAGATGTCAATGGTTGGTAAAACTCAGTCGATGTGGGATTATTATTCATACAGGCTGAAGTTCCTCCATCACTGTGCAATCACCAAATCAAAACGTTTTGTGCCCAGAGCTCCACCAGGGAATGAAATCCAGGCTCTCACCAGCTGTTCTTCCAGTCTAtgggcagagaagggcaacagtcCCTCTGCACACTTTTCTGGAGAGTTTGGAATACTGGATCCACACATATGTGGAATCAACAACCCCTTGCCTAGGCCTGCACCAACCTGTCACTTCAACACTGCCTTGAGTAGAGCCTTTTCTGTCCAGAACTCAGAGGCAACCACTTCTATGGCAGTTCTGTCGGACACCTCACACACTCACTCATTTGGGGTATGACAGGGTTTAGCTGGCACAGAGACTGCTTTGTGTGCAAGCTCCCTGCTAGGGTCAATGTCGGCCACAGTAATTAATAGACCATAGGTGCCAATGAAGTGGACAACCACCAAACTGTTTAGTGGAGAGAGAATTTTAAGCACTGTAAAACTGATCCTAGAGAAACCTATACATGTGAAAGCTGGGCACTGTCAGCTTTTCTTGAGGATGGCTGGAgagtggtgaggaggggagggCACTAATGAATGTGATCAGAGTCAATTATTCACTGCACCAGCTGGATCAGCAGCCAGAATTCTGTACAGCTGAGGGAGTGGCcaagtggatagagcactgaatTGGCATTCAGGTGACAGgaattctatttctggctctgtcccGGCTAGGTGATCATCCCTCCTATTGGCAAAAtagggatgatgatgatggtgacCTTCCTCAtaaagccaggggcagctctaggcaccagcaaagcaagcacgtgcttggggcaccccatttgcaggggcggcagggatccagcatgggagctgagaaccaacagggggccctgggagctgtagttccttggttagctccctgcctataaagccagccctggagcagggaaagaactacatttcccagcattcccttggccactaccaacaggaaagaggggaagggagtgaggtagctgggATCTCATGCTACagcctgctgtgaatggagagctgcactgtgaagggtagggataccatattttaacattcaaaaaataggacactccacggagagggagggtagcccctccctgccaccatccactccctctgactgccccccacagaaaccccaacccatccagctgtagaactgatgaatgaaattgtttttaattgttcactttatcaaTATAACTTGTTTACTTTGCCATCCActacacttgtctatattgtaacttctgttcactgtttgccatattgtaattcaaaccccattttaaaacacacactccattttgtaaaagcttcctccaaccttcatttttgcaaacgctgctgtaatcttattaatttaatttaaatgtgtTACTAAGgtatgtatggatgatggaatcaacctccagcctgagcctgtcctgataaaatagagttcaaaccccaccagctgaagatgcagacaagagccctaacaaagtaagaagagtccaccctaaaaagaaaaggtacaatagaaggaagatcaaagccaggtccgagGCTGAAAGTCATGCCTGCAATTGATGGGTAATCAATCAGCAAACCCAAAGGCAGCCTAACACAGCAAGATCTATAGACTCtgaattcaaactaaagcctacaaaaaggatgggtgagatggaagactttggagggtaacattctgctgccaacatggaagggcatcggtgcatgcccaacagagacccagctcgtccttgtgcccggctttcctggccagttagccgccacaagctacgaatccaagctgcaaaatcaagccatGAACTCAAGCTatcttcaggactggtaactatgcagcagctgcagaacatcagatggatgtgtgtgaatgtgtatgtgtgtgtgtataggtattaggtataatgtgtgtgtataaggattaagatattagttattggtcataaatcaaattatcataataaatgtggcatttgtcttgccccctgaaaagatcctgtgtagttcTGTCTatacaacacaaacacacacacaccccgctccctgtcccctgatcacccctgcccctaactgccccccaggacctcatcTCCTATCTAAgcgctgctgctccttgtcccctgattgccccctcccaggacccctgcccctaactttcccttgggaccccaccccctatctaagcctcccttctccttgtccccagctgccccttccaaatcaaatatactgatccactgtaacttgctgtagaaaaagtaggataaaattgagcaagaaatgcttcccagtggttattaggactggaattgctattttcaacagccattgcctttttgtttgtttgtttgtttaaaaggaagaccgtgatattgcattggcaaattccccatagaaagaaaaagtggaacaaaagaataataaaggcacctcaacttttcctcatttatggaggacagtttaataatatgcatccagatatcctccaatcacacaagctgaaaattgttccactttactgcagttctgtaaccatatgggaaccaatcctgtctgtgttctgtgcacatctaaaattcctgctgaatgacccaccctgggagcgagttaccagtgacccagggctgcaggggaaggacagTGCAGGTTGGGgtgaagagcccagggctggggtggcaggaggtgtgggcgCAATGGTGGGGAggaagcccagagctggggaggcaggggtgtggagggggagcccagggctggggaagcagggggggtgcagtgaggagcccagggctggggtggggggcagacaacattttttttccttggggcagcaaaaaacctagagccggccctgcataaaGCACTTGGCAATCTGCTGCTAAAAAGCAcggtataagagctaggtattaagAACAGCTCCAAATATAAAGCACGGCTTTCAATGTGTCTCTGTCACTAAGAGCATGAATGAAGAATCACTTTAGCTGCACAGTAGTTTCCAAGCAGTTCATTCTTTTGTGTCCAGACCTACTGAACCACAAAGGACCATAGCAGGCGCTTGACTGAGTCATTCTTAGACTGGTGTTTCCACATCTCAGTTCCACAGAACACCCGTGTGGTGTTTTATGTAGTATTTAATCCTCTCTTCTGTTGACTTGAAGACCTTgtgaaaaaggtacagaaaactAAGTGCAGTGGTTTTAGAAACAGGGGGGTCTGGCGTGGTTTTTCCAGGAGCTTGCATCAGTGCAGGCACTCTTTATACAGAAACTGAAGGAAAGTTATAGCAATATAAATTTTATTCTGAATCACCAAATTACCTTGTACTTGTCCCTTTTGATTTTGCGATGAAGCCCTTGAAGCATCCTAGCTCGGGCTCCCTTATTCTCAGCCAGGGGAAATTCCAGCATTGACAGCCAAGGTTTCCATCCAATTCTTTGTCCTAGGTCGCTCCTTTTATGCCCATATTCTTGTCTCTGTCCTGTCATCTGTTTAGCTGTGTTGTGAGGATGCATGGCTGCCTCAGCAACATCAGTGCTCCTCTGTCACCAGCAGGAGACCCATAACTGTGACACGCCCCAACTCCAGGACATACATATTCCTTTTCTACCAGGACTTCTAACTCTTGCATTTAGAGCAGCAtctcccccctccaccacccGGTTTATTAGCTTGAGTTTACATATACAGTTATTTGTTCAAGCTGTTATTGCTATACATTAAaaaagttagttttaaatgctGTTGCCAAATATTGAGAAAAGCACTTAAAATGCATAAAAGCACCTCAGTGATTTCATTAGGGAAAGACACAAAGGGCTGATTATAAGCACAAGACTGGAAAGGAATGGTTGATATAAGCATTATAAGATTGCAGGTGCAGAAAGTCTTGTCACCACATCATAGCCAGAGTAATGCTGACAATCCTATTGTAACACAGCAAACAGTGAAAGCACATGCCACTGCCAGAAATGGCAGCAACCAAGAAcacaacagcagcaaagagtcctgtggcaccttatagactaacagacgtattggagcatgagctttcgtgggtgaatacccacttcgtcggatgcatgtagtggaaatttccaggggcaggtatatatatgcaagcaagaagcaggctagagataacgaggttagttcaatcctttctcctcccttggttttcacacctcaactgctagaagagggcctcatcctccctgattgaactaacctcgttatctctagcctgcttcttgcttgcatatatatacctgcccctggaaatttccactacatgcatccgacgaagtgggtattcacccacgaaagctcatgctccaatacgtctgttagtctataaggtgccacaggactctttgctgcttttacagatccagactaacacagctacccctctgatataagaACACAACAGGGCATTGTTGATTCAGATCTGGACCCTGACTCCAAAGTGTGATGAtcaggtctctttctataacgaACCCGCACTGATACCACAAATCTGAGCTTCCCTGAACTCAGAAGCCAAACTTTGTGGCTAGGGCCACTTTCTTGTTacatttaacacattttttttaaaaggcaggtaaaaacctgccccctcccatggGTAAACCTACCTCTCACTAAAATCAGTGCTGAGTATGTTGTAACTGTATTGCctgactttataatgtataagtAAGCCAGGGCCAGGATTGTTGCATGTATGTATATGGGGTAAAGATAATTTCATCCTCTGCAAAGTACTGAGCACCTGCCAGTTCTTTTTTACACTAGAGTCAATTATCACACCTGATAAGCTCTTTCATACTATCTCCTTATCATGGTTTTGTTTCAACTAATCTTGAAGAATCTGCTTGTGAAGTTTCAACAGGTGTTAACTTTTTGCTTCAGAGCAATACAGAGGATGCAGTTTGTGCACAGTAACCACATATTTCAGTTTTTCACATGATTTCAGGTGGCCCGaccctcttcccgccccccacacacacactctccccaaAACTCCCAGGATACTGACACGTGCCAGTTTTGCATTTTATCAAAAAtgactggggttttttttgtttggttgcttgcttgtttgttttttaagtaacTGCAAACTATTTAAGATATATTACTACAAAGAGACGAATTTGCTCTCCATTTACTAGGAACAGCCACTAGTACAGCGAGTGCTTGGTGTCATTAGCAGATACTGAAGTGAAGTGAAGAGAAAAGCTGAAGTAGTATAGACATTACCAAGCTGCTTTTCTTGTTCAAAATGTTAGACTATTATATGGACAATGAGAATTTCCATGTAGTACGTTACTGTGCATTAAATATAATGTTATTCCTGAAGAAAGGCTACAGCCCTTCATGCTTCAGTGCATTAGCAAACCACTGACTACAGGGTTAAGAAGAAACCTCCACTATGGGCAAGTTAATTCATATGTGCCCAGCATAAAGTTTCTTGCacattcttctgaagcatctcACACTAGCTACACCCACTCAGCATTTCATGTTAAAGGTAGTTACTAAGTTACTGGAAGAAAACCCTCTTCATGCTGTGAAATTCACACATGTTGCTGCTGAGTCAGAAGCCACGCAGTCAACACCTGCAGACATTtatggcttggctacacttgcaagttcgAGAGCATTAAATCAGCCCCGGATGCcataactcctgaggtgtccacactggcaaggtatGTAGAGCGCCAGGACTCCACGGCTGGAGCacccctggtaatccacctccacaagaaacATAGAGCTTGCTGCGCCCCGGCTGGAGCGCCATGgtgccagtgtggatgccctgATCTATTAATGCACTCTGATCAGTCTCCAGGAAGTGCCCcacacaatgcctgttctagccactctggttatcactttgaattctactgccctgccctcagatgaccaaccatcagacccaccctttaaattctctgggaattttgaaaatccccttcctgtttgctcagccaggcatgAAGtgctctcagtgcatctttccaggtgaccatgcctccacacgccaggcgatccccagtatggagcaatggcgaggtgcaagatctcatcagtgtttggggggaggaagctgtccagtcccagctgtgcctagccataggaattacgataccttcggGCAGACACCAAGGGCcatgatagaaaggggccatgaccgggacacagtACAGGGTTAAAATGAAGGAActgcagaatgcctaccacaGCACGTGAGAGGCAAACCGCCGCTCCGATGCTGCCCCCATGACTGCCAGTTCTACGAAGAGCTGGATGAGATACTTGGGGGTAACCCCATCTCCACTCCAaagaccaccatggacacttcagaggctATGGCAGCCCAGAgtgcaacaaggcaggaggaggaaagcgagagtgagggtgctgaggaggaggggggcCCAGAGCCAGAGGATGGCCCGGCATCcatagatgcatgcagccaggagcaaGGTAGCCAGTCACAACAGACAGTGCTTggggaaaaacaaacagcagaggaggtgcctggtaagcagcttttattttgagAAGGGAGTTGTTGCGGGCTGTTGGGGCAAGGAGGGTTGCAGAAATAAGAGTTAGGGCTGcgtgcatgcctagatgcagaatagggcgttgatgtgctctctcacattgcAGTAATCGGCCTCAGCGATCTCATCGAAGGTCgcatgcagaagctgggcaatCCACTTgtgcaggttccttggcagagctactgTGTTCCTTGTGCCAGTAAGGCTAACATATCTGtgccactgtgccgtgaggggcggggggacaaTTGCCCAAGACACAGGACCCCAGAGGACAGTACGGCCCTGGAACAATCAGTCCCCCCTGCTCCTGTGGTTACTCACCATTTCAGGGCTCTTGTGGGTTATGTGCACTCGCCTTGGGACAGGCAGCTTGTGCTATTGTGTGCACTGTGCTTGTCTTTAAGTTTGGTCAAATCATTCCTCTGTCTAGTGttaacaatgctgcctctgttaaatgttgcattttggctttacagattTGTAAAGCCGTCCTTGTTATCAAAAGCCGAAAGGCTGTAAAGAATCAGGAAGCAGCTGCAAAGAAGCAAGGAAGACCTTCGgcatgaagtcatgcagcagTCCCCCTTTACTGAAAATCAAAAACGACAGGAGTGTCGGGAGACCGAAAGGAGGGTCTGCCAGGAGAATGTGGATCACCAGCAACACACCACAGAGCGGCTCCTAAGCattatggagcgccaagtggaCTCGATGCAGGCGCTTGTAGCACTGTATACAGAGCAGATCCGCGTCCGcccacccctgcagcccttgtcccaaaattCTTTCCCTTGCGCCCCCATGTCACCGCCAACCCAGTTTCCCCAACATCTGGTTTCttatcaccaccagctgcctccaacacctttagcttcACCGCCCACCCCTGCAAACTACAACCCtcacccactgcactcaacccccatcaccatgcattttagcCAGCCTGCAGTGCAGTACTCATTACacggcactccagacaggaaggctgaatatgataacaggacatacgcaaatctgtgcttgttccattccccaccccacccccttccctcctcccacacagcacagatgtgtcatgccatgtgtgtttctccagcagttgtgtttattttcaataaatgatttttttggctttggaaacattctttattgcattaagtaaaagataGCATAGCCCAGACACGCAACAGGCACTGGTAGTCAGTGCATCATACATAGCCAACACAGATGCCTGCtagcattggaaccactgcacttcactcccatgcagggcaccaaacattactggtggctttcagcctccaattgctccctcaaggcatccctaatccttacaGCCCTACACTGTGCCCCTTTAattgccctggtctctggctgttgaaattcagcctccaggagctGAACCTCAACTTCACTCTTCACTGCTTTCACTCTTCCCTTCACAAacgttatggagggtacagcacgtggCTATAACTGTAGGGATGTTGttattggccaggtccagcttcccatacagacagcgCTAGCGGctctttaaacggccaaaagcacactccacagtcatttggcaccggctcagcctgttgttgaaccactccttgctgctgtcaaggctccctgtgtagggtttcatgagccacggcattaaagggtaagcggggtcttcaaggatcacaatgggcatttcgacttcccctaccgtgatcttctggtccaagaagaaagtcccagcttgcagcttcctgatgCTGTCTCTGAGGTCTGGTTTAACTCCTGGCACTCTGACATATTTTTATAAggttatggctacac harbors:
- the CCR4 gene encoding C-C chemokine receptor type 4, which gives rise to MTSQTTEYDEYLLSLNDTYNDNYDNSPKPCSKEGIKNFGSYFLPTLYSLVFLLGLVGNCLVILVLFKYKRLKSMTDVYLLNLAISDLLFVFALPFWSYYAADQWVFGDGLCKIISWIYLVGFYSGIFFIMLMSVDRYLAIVHAVLALRARTVTYGIFTSLIVWLVAISASIPELIFSESYKERNHTTCKPRYPGNSTNWRILSSLEVNILGLILPSVVMSFCYSMIIKTLLYCRSEKKNKAVKMIFAVMIVFFVFWTPYNIVLFLKLLEDLGVITKCEISKDLDYAMQGTETLAFFHCCLNPVIYFFMGEKFKKYVKLLFKSWAVPRMFFKRCGLLTTYHTESTSSFHTQSTGDQDAL